GTCCCGTCTCTGACTACTGTGATGTTACCGGACAAGTCGATGGAACCGAGTCTTTTGCTTGAAGGGTCAAAAGATTTTGCTACTTCAGGCTTGCTGTACACTGGGTCAAAAATCACTGCATACTCATAGCCAGTTTTGTTCTTGTTATATGTAAATACTAGCGAGCTTCTGGTTTTTATTATGTTTTTCAAGTTTTCATACGGCTGTTTTACACCTTGATAGTAATATGCAGTATTATTGGGCAGTGTCCTGTATTTTATCTCTTCTCCAGAATTATATGAAATCCTTGTTTCTACTATATTATCTACAGATATGTTTTCAACAGTTTTTGAGCTATCATAGGCAGCATTGATTGTATCACCGTCAAAAACCAATCTGTAAGTCTTTCCAAGTTCCAGCTTTATATTTTTACTTTTCAGATAGAATATACCTCTGTCGGTCATTACCTGATTTTCTTGTAGTTTATCCGATATAGCAGAGTTTGCATATACTATGCATTGAGTAAACAAACCCGATGCTTCAGCAAAACTTTTATCGGTTTCTGCAGAGCCTATCTTTTTTATGTTCGTATCTAAAAGTCTGTCTATCATCAGTGCTAAAGCCCATTTCTCAACACTGTCACTGCTTTTTAGCTTAATACCCTCAGTCAGTCCCAGCTTTGCTGCTTTTTCTATATAGTTTTTGGGCCACAAGCCTGTAACATCCTGGTCGGTATACCCTAAAGCCCTTACTGTAGCAGTACATACCTGTGCAAATGTAATTTTAGCTTTAGGCTGAAACCTGCCATCGGGCATCCCCGGAACATAACCTTTTTCAACTGCCAGAGCTATGTATCCCGAAGATGAACTTTTTGGATCAACATCAGGAAATATTGTTGAACCTTTTAGTGAATCTGCAGTATCGGTAAGTCCCGTTGCTTTTACCATAATAACTGCAAATAATTCTCTTGTTATGTATTCCTGTGGCTTATAAGCATCTTTTGTCGCGCCAGGTATTATGCCAAGAGAATTAAGTCTGTTTGCAGCTTCTGTATAAGCTGCATTTTGAGGTATATCTCTAAAGTCTGCATATGCAATAGTTGAAATACATATCAGCACCATCACCAAGGCCAGTGACATTATCTTTTTCATCTTCACATCCTCCTGTGTCTTTTTATCTGTTTTCTTTATTTTGTGACATTATTCAAACCTGAGTGCTTCAATAGGGTTAAGTTTCGCAGCCTTATAAGCCGGAAACATTCCGAATATCACTCCTACCAGCAACGAAATTCCAAAGGATAATGCAACCCAAAATGTAGAATATACAGGTGTAGTAATTTTAAGTCCGCCTATTACAAATTTAATTACCGACAAGCCTATAATTACACCGATAAACCCACCTATACCCGTAACCATTATTGCCTCAATCAGAAATTGTATCATAATATTTTTTCTCTTCGCTCCAATAGCCTTGCGGATACCAATCTCTCTTGTTCTTTCCGTAACTGATACCAGCATAATATTCATTATCCCGATACCTCCTACTATTAAAGAAATTGCGGCTATACCCCCAAGAACCACCATTAACGTACCTGTTATGCTGTTAAGCATGTCAATAGCCTGTGCTTGATTAAATACTCTGAATGTTGTTTCATCTTTGTAGATTTTGGTTAAAAATGTATTAAGCTTTTCCATCACATTTTCTACTACTTCTGGTGAAGCTGCCTGAACTGCAAAGTTTCTTATATTGGCCTCCTTGCTCAGTCTTTGCGCCACTGTAACAGGAATGATCACCTGATCATCAATAGATTGATCCTGCCCGTTTTCTTTCTGTTCAAGTATACCCACCACCTTGAATACCTGTCCGTTTATTTTTATATTCTGTCCCAGAGGATTTCTCCCTTCAAACAACTCGTTTACTATCCTCGTGCCTATTACCGCTACCTTCTGCCTATAGTCATTATCCAGAGTAAGGAGAAAACGCCCGGACTGAACATGTCTGCTCCTTATTGTTTCATATTCAGGACTGGTTCCAACCATGGAAGTATCCGTACTGTCTGTTCCTGCCTTTACAGTCACATTGGAGCTTATTTGGGGAGTTACGGCAGTAATTTCACTGCTGTTTTCTTCTGCAAATTTCTGCAGATCTGTATATGTAACATTTCTATTACTGTTCCTACCAACAATAGATATTTGTATAAGATTTGTTCCCATTTCCTCAAGAGAGCTTGTTATGCTTTTTGTACTTCCCTGTGCAAAGGCCACAGCTGATATTACAGAACCTACTCCTATTATTACTCCCAGCATTGTAAGAAATGATCGGACTTTATTGCTCCGTATACTCTTTATAGCCATCTTAAAGGCCTGTAAGAAGCTCAATCAGCCCACCTCCCTGTCTTCAATGATTTCTCCGTCCTGAATTCTCACCACACGTTTAGCCTGATTAGCTATATTGTTGTCGTGAGTTATGAGAATAATAGTATTACCTTTATCATGAAGTTCTTTTAGGATTCTCATAATTTCGGTACCGGATTTTGAATCAAGGTTTCCTGTAGGTTCATCGGCAAGGATAATCGGTGGGTCACTCACCAAAGCTCTTGCGATTGCTACCCTCTGCTGCTGTCCGCCTGATAGTTCTGTAGGCTTGTGATGTATTCTTTCACCAAGACCCACAGTTTCCAGGGCAGCACTGCTTCTTCTATGCCTCTCTTTTGCTCCTATCCCCTGATATATCAATGGAAGCTCTACATTTTCCAGTGCTGTAAGCTTTTGGAGAAGATTAAAGCCCTGAAATATAAAACCGATTTTATTGTTCCTTATATCAGCAAGCTGGTTGTCATTTAGCTTGCTCACCTCAAAATTATCAAGGATATATGTACCTGACGTTGGAGTGTCAAGACATCCAAGCATATTCATTAGCGTTGACTTGCCTGATCCGGAAGGGCCTATTATTGCTACGAACTCGTGCTTGTTTATTTGCAGTGAAACATTATTCAAAGCCTTTATCATATTGTCACCCATCCGGTATATCTTGCACATATTTGATATATGTATCATAATGTCCTCCCGGCGTTATTTTCTTTCACCCGAAGAATTATTACTTTGGGTATTATTTCTATTTCTTTCGGGATTTCCGCCAAAACCACCGCCTAAGCCTCCCATACCACCTATGCCGCCTATGTTGCTTCGGACTTGCATATTATTCTGCGAAGAGCTATTGGCCAAAGGTGGTAAAATAACTTCGTCTCCTTCATTTAGACCACTGACTATCTCAATATACTGGTCATTGTTTGTTCCTACTTCAACAGGCTTCATAACGGCATTAGAATAATACTGTGCATAAGCTGGATTCATTCTCGAGATTCCAGCAGCAAAATTACCGGAATTTGTACCTGTTGAGGCACTATCTGAAGAATTCCTTCTTCCTCCGCCATTTCCATTACTGTTGTTTCCTGAATTGTTTCTTCTGATTCTGTTTCCATCACTTATTGCATCAGTGCTCTTCTCAACAGCACCATCTGCTGAATTTCCTTCCTTTTCCTTTACCATTACAAAGCTTCTGTTTCTCATTTTTTGAACAGCTTCAAGGGGAACCACCAGTATGTCTGTTTTTTCGCTTATCATGATTTCTGCGTCAGCATTCATTCCAACTTTTAAGTCGGCTGCTTCATTGACCTTTATAGTCACAGGATAAGTAGTTACTCCATTTGATGATGTACCTTGAATTGCAATCTTTGAAACCTGGCCACCAATGGGCTTTAACAATGTTTCAGGTAATGCTGCAATTGTTATGTTTACTTTTTGTCCGACCTTTATTTTTGCTATATCAAGTTCATCTATAGAAACACTAAATTCCATATGCCCCGGGTCTGTTATTGTTGTGAGTACATCAGCAGGTTTCACGGAATTTCCGACTTTTATGTCCTGTAATACTATTACCCCATCTATAGGCGAATAAATCTTATATTCCGACAGCTGTTTTTCTGCGGCAGCAAGCTGATTATTCAAGTCCTGTATTTTTAAGCCTGTAGTCTGAACAGAAAGCTCCAGGTCATCATTCCTGAACTGTATAAGTGACTGACCTGCACTAACAAACTGATTTTCTTTAACAGTGATTTTCTCTATTACTCCACCGGAATCACATTTTATTACCTGTGAGTTTACATATTCCAATTTTCCGGTACCTGTGCTTGTGTGCGAACCTGTTTTTGTTTCAACCTCTACATTTGCACCCATACCAGCCTTTAGTGATCCGGGGTTTGAAAGTGTGATTTCTGCATCATAGACGGCTCCTCCTGTACTTGTAGTAGAAGGGTTTTTGCTTATGTATGTAACAATACCTTCGACTGACTGCATTAAGTCCTGCACATTTACAATGACTTTCTGACCAGTCTTGATTTCTTGTATGATAGCTCCGCTAAATGACGCACTTAACTTCAGCTTGGATACATCAGTTATTGTTAACACTGTTGCACCTTTATTAATTTCATCACCAACCTTGGAGAAGGTAACGTTTGTTACCTGTCCATCAAAAGGAGCATTTACAATAAGGTTATTCATCCCCTTTTCATTACTGTCAGCTGTTAGCCGGGTCTGCGCTATACTATTCTTAATCTTTTCTACATTCAATCTTGCATCGGAATCATCAAGATCAAACAGTAATTCACCGGCTTTTACGGTATCTCCCTCTTTATGATAGATTTTTGTGATTTTACCTGAAACAGCCGATGTTACCTCTGATTCATTGGAAGATTTCACAGGACCGGATCCTGTTACAGAAACACTAATGCTACCCTTTACAACCTTTTCGGTTCGCTGCTCTATAGCTGCAGTCTTAACGGAACCGAATCTAAGCACCAGAGCTACGATTATTGCTGTAATTAAGATAAAACAAATCACACCGATGATAACCGGCTTAGTTTTAATTTTTCTTAAAAGATTATTATTTAGCTTATGATTTGAGTATAATTCCACTATTATAGCCCTCCTTGCCAATCTTTGATGCGCCTGGATTTGTCAAACAGCTGATTTAGAAGAGTTCGATACTAAATTTACAATATGACTAAAACAATGATATATCATGAATGTGATGGACTAGTGTGAAAAATGTTAACAAACTGTAAACAAATACAGGTAAAATAAAAACGAACTACCCGGTCATCTACAATACCGGACAGTTCGTTTTTATTTTCAATATCAGACTATAAATCAAACCTCTTCCCGCTGCCTTCTGTTCTGTACAATTTTAACTGCTTCGACTACAGGAATTATGGTAAACGAAGCTGCAAGCACAATTAGCCACTGTTCAGTATTCAAACTGGTCACCTTGAATATTTCTCTAAAAAAAGGAACTACTATTACAATCAGTTGAAGAAATGCCGCTATTGCTATAGCCCCTATCAGATATGTGTTTGAAAATACTCCTATTCTAAATAGAGATTTTTCATTGGATCTTACATTTAATGAATGAGTCAGCTGTATTAATCCAAGTGTTGTAAATGCCATTGTTGTAGCAATCTCCTGTGTGTATAGCTGCAAGCCCAGAAAGAAGGCTGATAGAGTGAGCAGTCCTTTGAATATGCCCTGATATATTATACTTATTCCGTAGCCCTCAGAAAAAAAGCCGCTTTTCGCCTTTCTCGGCCTTTTCTTCATTATATCCTTTTCAGCAGCTTCCACACCCAGTGCTAAAGCCGGCAGAGTATCCGTGACAAGATTTACCCAAAGAATGTGTATCGGAAGCAGTACAGTCCAGTTCAACATAGTACCCAGAAACAGGGTAACTATTTCTCCAAGATTTGAAGAGAGGAGAAACTGTATCGTTTTACGCATATTGCTGTATACCTTTCTGCCTTCTTCCACAGCAACTACAATTGTAGCAAAATTGTCGTCCGACAAAACCATGTTTGATACGCCCTTTGCTACATCAGTACCCGTTATGCCCATTCCTATTCCTATATCAGCAGCTTTTAGTGCAGGTGCATCATTTACACCGTCTCCTGTCATGGCAACGATTTTGTCATGTTGTTTCCATGCCTTTACTATTCTTACCTTGTGTTCGGGTGATACCCTTGCATAAACCGAATACTTTTTTACCTTTTCCTTAAATTCTTCATCACTTATAGTATTTAGTTCACTGCCTGTAATTACCTGTTCTTCACTTTGGATTATATTAAGCTCTTTTGCTATGGCTGCTGCAGTATCCTTATGATCTCCCGTTATCATAATTGGTCTTATACCAGCCTCAGAACAGATACGTACAGCATCTCTTGCTTCTTCACGCGGCGGATCTATCATTCCTACCAGTCCAAGAAAATTCAAATTTCTCTCTATAACTTCACTCGACAGATTATCAGGTAATTCCACTGATTCTCTTACAGCTACAGCCAATACTCTTAAGGCTTTGCTTGCCATCTCCCTGTTTGCCTCGCTTATTCTTTTCCTGTGCTCATCTGTAAGAGGTTCAGCACTACCATCGTCCTCCATTATACCGCTGCATCTTTCCAGAAGTACATCTGGTGCGCCTTTAGTAATAATTCTCTGCTTGTCAGCAAACCTATTTATTGTAGTCATTAGTTTTCTTTCTGAATCAAAAGGTATTTCACCGATCCTGGGAATTTGCTCTTCAACACGGTCTTTTAAAAACCCCTTGTAATGCCCGAAGCTAGTAAGAGCAGTTTCTGTCGGATCACCTATAAATTCTACATTTTCTTTACCTGTTTTTGTTTGCTTCGAATCATTGCAAAGTACAAGAGACTGGATGAACAATAAAGCATTTCCGTCATTTTCACTCAATTCTTCTGCCTTTTTAGTCCTGCTGCCTACATATACCTCCTTAACAGTCATTTTATTCTGTGTCAAAGTTCCTGTCTTATCCGAGCAGATAATCTCCGTACTACCCAATGTTTCTACAGCTGAAAGCTTACGAATTATTGCTTTTCTTTTAGCCATTTTCTGTACACCCAATGCCAACACAATCGTTATGACTGCGGGCAAGCCTTCCGGTATAGCCGCAACAGCAAGACTTATAGCTATCAGGAACATATCCAGGTACGCTCTTCCCTGTACAATTCCAGCCACAAAAATAATAACCGATATCAGTATTATTCCTATCGTAAGGTATTTACTCAGTTCTGCAAGCTTTCTCTGTAGGGGTGTCTGCTGATTTTCTGACCTGGTCAAATGTCCTGCAATTTTTCCTACCTCAGTTTCCATTCCTGTAGCCATAACCACACCCATTCCACGTCCGTAAGTTATGCTGCTCCCTGTATATGCCATATTTCTCCTGTCACCTATTACAAGATCGGGCTTATCAATTTTTACAGTAATTTTTTCTGCAGGAACGGATTCTCCTGTAAGTGCTGCTTCTTCAATCTTGAGACTTGCACTCTGCAGCAGCCTCATATCGGCAGGAACATAATCTCCTGCTTCCAGTAAAACTATATCTCCCGGAACAATACTCTCAGATTTTATTTGCTTTACAGTTCCGTCTCTTTTTACCCTGGCGTTTGGTGAAGACATCTTTTTTAGCGCAGACAATGCTTTTTCCGCTTTGCTTTCCTGCACTACGCCAAGAATGGCATTAATTACTACAACGGCGAGAATAATGAATGAGTCTGTAATATCGTGTGTTAGTCCTGAAATCAAGGCAGCAATCAATAATACAATAACCATAATATCTTTAAACTGTTCTAAAAACATTATGATTATTGATTTCTTCTTGCCTTCTTCCAACTCATTAGTGCCGTATATACTTGCCCTTTCTTCAGCTTCATGTTCAGATAACCCGTCAAGACTCGATTCAAGCTTCTCAAGGGTTGTTTTTTCATCTAATGTATGAAACAGAATTTCTTTTAAAGTTTTACTTTTATCTTGCATGCAAATTACCTCCTGCAAGTAATATTAACTAATTGTAAAAAGTTTATTACTGATTGAGAATTATATTAAAAACGCTTAATGCTATATCATCCATAAATAAACTCATTTTATCTGCCTTTCTGAAAAAATGCCTATATAGTGAATTTATTTACAGGAACAAACTAAAAAGAAAAACCAGTATCTTTAAGCTCATACTCACAAGCTTATAGATACTGGCTCATCAAGCAAATATTAATTTATGATCATGTCTTTATATATTTTCCTAAAACCCAGCCGGTTACACCTTTTGAGTTTTTAATCTTATACCATTCTCCATTCTTTGACAAGACAGTTACTACTTCGTCCTTTGTCAGTTTTCCTACTACTTTAGATGTAGTATTTGCATTTTCCCGTATATTTAAAGCACTTGCCGTAACCTTTCCCTTTGTTGAGGCTGCAGTATCTTCCTTAACAGGAGGATTTTCTTTTTCCGTGTTTTTTATCTCTTCATCCGATAATCCTTGAATTGTATATGCTCCGCTTACAAGAATCCAGCAGTTGGTTGAAGTCTTTAAACCTCTTCCGTCATCTTGCGGGGAAATAAGCAAGTGATTGATTGATATCTGTGCTCCATTTCCAAGTTCTTTTGCAGAGGTTGTATCAGTGAGTCCCCCGTTCTTACCCTTTACTGCAATAGCTTTTCCAGATTTTAATATGATTTCAGTGCCTGATTTTGCATAAATCCTTTGTCCAGCTTTAACAGATACGGTTTCAAGTGTCTTTGACTGAGACCCCGTATCAGATTTCAGGGTTTTTATTTCTTCACGTAAAGCTTTTATTTCATTTTCATACTTTGCCATAAGCGAATCAACATAACTTTGTGATACCAGAGGGTCTTGATCAGAACCAGGGTCCGGATTTGTTTCGGGTACAGCCAGTACTATGTTGAAACAGATAGATGTAATAAGTATCAGTATAAATACTCCCGCGATTATACGGAAATTTTTTTTCATATGTATCCTCCCTGAAATGTTAATAAATGCATTTACATATCTAAATTATATACTATTAAGAGAGGATTTTTGTTACATTTTTCTTAAAAAAATATAACAATTCGATTTTTTTCTTTATTTATCTTCAAATCTTTTTATATCACTTGTCTTAAATGTCCACTCAGGCGTAAATATTTCTTCACTGCCTTTTAAATAATACCAAGGGCTTATTTCAGGTCTTTCATTATTCTTTAGTACCTGTATATCTTGTGCA
Above is a genomic segment from Clostridia bacterium containing:
- a CDS encoding ABC transporter permease; translation: MSFLQAFKMAIKSIRSNKVRSFLTMLGVIIGVGSVISAVAFAQGSTKSITSSLEEMGTNLIQISIVGRNSNRNVTYTDLQKFAEENSSEITAVTPQISSNVTVKAGTDSTDTSMVGTSPEYETIRSRHVQSGRFLLTLDNDYRQKVAVIGTRIVNELFEGRNPLGQNIKINGQVFKVVGILEQKENGQDQSIDDQVIIPVTVAQRLSKEANIRNFAVQAASPEVVENVMEKLNTFLTKIYKDETTFRVFNQAQAIDMLNSITGTLMVVLGGIAAISLIVGGIGIMNIMLVSVTERTREIGIRKAIGAKRKNIMIQFLIEAIMVTGIGGFIGVIIGLSVIKFVIGGLKITTPVYSTFWVALSFGISLLVGVIFGMFPAYKAAKLNPIEALRFE
- a CDS encoding ABC transporter ATP-binding protein, which gives rise to MIHISNMCKIYRMGDNMIKALNNVSLQINKHEFVAIIGPSGSGKSTLMNMLGCLDTPTSGTYILDNFEVSKLNDNQLADIRNNKIGFIFQGFNLLQKLTALENVELPLIYQGIGAKERHRRSSAALETVGLGERIHHKPTELSGGQQQRVAIARALVSDPPIILADEPTGNLDSKSGTEIMRILKELHDKGNTIILITHDNNIANQAKRVVRIQDGEIIEDREVG
- a CDS encoding HlyD family efflux transporter periplasmic adaptor subunit — its product is MELYSNHKLNNNLLRKIKTKPVIIGVICFILITAIIVALVLRFGSVKTAAIEQRTEKVVKGSISVSVTGSGPVKSSNESEVTSAVSGKITKIYHKEGDTVKAGELLFDLDDSDARLNVEKIKNSIAQTRLTADSNEKGMNNLIVNAPFDGQVTNVTFSKVGDEINKGATVLTITDVSKLKLSASFSGAIIQEIKTGQKVIVNVQDLMQSVEGIVTYISKNPSTTSTGGAVYDAEITLSNPGSLKAGMGANVEVETKTGSHTSTGTGKLEYVNSQVIKCDSGGVIEKITVKENQFVSAGQSLIQFRNDDLELSVQTTGLKIQDLNNQLAAAEKQLSEYKIYSPIDGVIVLQDIKVGNSVKPADVLTTITDPGHMEFSVSIDELDIAKIKVGQKVNITIAALPETLLKPIGGQVSKIAIQGTSSNGVTTYPVTIKVNEAADLKVGMNADAEIMISEKTDILVVPLEAVQKMRNRSFVMVKEKEGNSADGAVEKSTDAISDGNRIRRNNSGNNSNGNGGGRRNSSDSASTGTNSGNFAAGISRMNPAYAQYYSNAVMKPVEVGTNNDQYIEIVSGLNEGDEVILPPLANSSSQNNMQVRSNIGGIGGMGGLGGGFGGNPERNRNNTQSNNSSGERK
- a CDS encoding calcium-translocating P-type ATPase, SERCA-type codes for the protein MQDKSKTLKEILFHTLDEKTTLEKLESSLDGLSEHEAEERASIYGTNELEEGKKKSIIIMFLEQFKDIMVIVLLIAALISGLTHDITDSFIILAVVVINAILGVVQESKAEKALSALKKMSSPNARVKRDGTVKQIKSESIVPGDIVLLEAGDYVPADMRLLQSASLKIEEAALTGESVPAEKITVKIDKPDLVIGDRRNMAYTGSSITYGRGMGVVMATGMETEVGKIAGHLTRSENQQTPLQRKLAELSKYLTIGIILISVIIFVAGIVQGRAYLDMFLIAISLAVAAIPEGLPAVITIVLALGVQKMAKRKAIIRKLSAVETLGSTEIICSDKTGTLTQNKMTVKEVYVGSRTKKAEELSENDGNALLFIQSLVLCNDSKQTKTGKENVEFIGDPTETALTSFGHYKGFLKDRVEEQIPRIGEIPFDSERKLMTTINRFADKQRIITKGAPDVLLERCSGIMEDDGSAEPLTDEHRKRISEANREMASKALRVLAVAVRESVELPDNLSSEVIERNLNFLGLVGMIDPPREEARDAVRICSEAGIRPIMITGDHKDTAAAIAKELNIIQSEEQVITGSELNTISDEEFKEKVKKYSVYARVSPEHKVRIVKAWKQHDKIVAMTGDGVNDAPALKAADIGIGMGITGTDVAKGVSNMVLSDDNFATIVVAVEEGRKVYSNMRKTIQFLLSSNLGEIVTLFLGTMLNWTVLLPIHILWVNLVTDTLPALALGVEAAEKDIMKKRPRKAKSGFFSEGYGISIIYQGIFKGLLTLSAFFLGLQLYTQEIATTMAFTTLGLIQLTHSLNVRSNEKSLFRIGVFSNTYLIGAIAIAAFLQLIVIVVPFFREIFKVTSLNTEQWLIVLAASFTIIPVVEAVKIVQNRRQREEV
- a CDS encoding SH3 domain-containing protein, with amino-acid sequence MKKNFRIIAGVFILILITSICFNIVLAVPETNPDPGSDQDPLVSQSYVDSLMAKYENEIKALREEIKTLKSDTGSQSKTLETVSVKAGQRIYAKSGTEIILKSGKAIAVKGKNGGLTDTTSAKELGNGAQISINHLLISPQDDGRGLKTSTNCWILVSGAYTIQGLSDEEIKNTEKENPPVKEDTAASTKGKVTASALNIRENANTTSKVVGKLTKDEVVTVLSKNGEWYKIKNSKGVTGWVLGKYIKT